A genomic region of Vicia villosa cultivar HV-30 ecotype Madison, WI unplaced genomic scaffold, Vvil1.0 ctg.001311F_1_1, whole genome shotgun sequence contains the following coding sequences:
- the LOC131634544 gene encoding uncharacterized protein LOC131634544: protein MNRIFQPYLDQFVVIFIDDILVYSRTLEDNEEHLRIVLSTLREKQLYAKFSKCEFWLSEVSFLGQVISGGGVAVDPSKVEAVVNWDRPKSVTEVRSFLGLEGYYRRFIMGFAKLALPLTKLTRKEVAFEWNSECEQSFQKLKKKLTTAPVLVIPDPNRSYEVFCDASKKGKANKVADALSRKEFRVAELMMLEHGLLERFWNLNLQFEWTRNGLLISNLSFQNELRERIRISQERDEQLQASISMFDFVRAPDGVILFKQRMCIPDDSELKRMKKEIAEYVSQCSICQQVKIEHQRPGGMLQPLEIPTWKWDSISMDFIVGLPRTRGGYDSIWVIVDRLTKSAHFLPVKTTHKVIHLARLFIAEIVRLHGVPSSIVSDRDPKFTSRFWKMFHKELGTRLDMSTSNHPQSDGQTERTIQTIEDMLRACILEEGGSWKDHLPLVEFAYNNSYHASLGMAPYEALYGRKSRSPLCWAEVGEKSDLGPEIIQETTDKVKMIQNNLKKAQDRQKNYADKRRRPLEFEVGDHVYLKVTPRLRLGGPFKTRKLSPRYVGPYQIMSRVGEVAYQLALPPSLSGLHDVFHVSQLRKFVPDTFHPILPDPVEVEPDLSYDPQPCRILERASKSLRSKEIPIVKVMWDEARPEEATWELESEMRESYPHLFW, encoded by the exons ATGAATCGAATTTTTCAACCATATCTAGACCAGTTTGTGGTGattttcattgatgatattcTTGTGTATTCTCGTACTCTCGAAGACAATGAAGAGCATCTGCGGATTGTGTTGTCTACTCTTCGAGAGAAGCAATTGTATGCCAAGTTcagtaagtgtgaattttggctatCCGAAGTAAGTTTCCTCGGTCAAGTCATCTCAGGAGGAGGCGTGGCAGTagatccttctaaagtagaagcagtgGTGAATTGGGATCGACCAAAGAGTGTGACTGAAGTCAGAAGCTTCCTAGGTTTGGAAGGTTATTATCGAAGATTTATTATGGGGTTTGCTAAGCTAGCCTTACCATTGACGAAGCTTACCCGTAAGGAAGTTGCTTTTGAATGGAATTCCGAATGTGAGCAGAGTTTTCAGAAgcttaagaagaagttgactactgcACCCGTGTTAGTGATTCCAGACCCAAACCGATCATATGAAGTgttctgtgatgcttctaagaaag gaaaggctaataAAGTGGCAGATGCCTTGAGTAGGAAGGAATTTCGAGTTGCGGAGTTGATGATGTTAGAACATGGATTATTGGAAAGGTTTTGGAATCTTAACCTCCAGTTTGAATGGACGCGCAATGGCTTGTTGATTAGTAACTTGAGCTTCCAGAATGAACTACGAGAAAGAATTCGGATATCACAAGAACGTGATGAACAATTGCAAGCGAGCATAAGCATGTTTGATTTCGTTAGAGCACCTGAtggagtaatcttgtttaagCAAAGAATGTGCATACCAGATGATTCTGAGTTGAAgc gaatgaagaaggagatcGCAGAGTATGTATCGCAATGTTCCATTTGTCAACAagttaagattgaacatcagaggcCAGGAGGAATGTTACAACCACTGGAGATACCAACGTGGAAATGGGATTCCATCTCCATGGATTTCATTGTGGGATTACCTCGTACTCGAGGCGGGTATGAttctatatgggtaatagtggacaggttgactaagtctgctcactttttacCTGTAAAGACAACTCACAAGGTGATTCATCTTGCAAGGCTTTTCATAGCGGAGATTGTACGGTTGCATGGTGTGCCATCTAGTATAGTGTCCGATCgtgatccaaagttcacttcgagattttggaagatgtttcatAAGGAATTAGGGACTAGACTAGATATGAGTACATCTAACCATCCTCAATCcgatggacagacggagaggacaatcCAGACGATAGAAGATATGTTGAGAGCCTGCATTTtagaagaaggtgggagttggaaggATCATTTGCCATTGGTAGAGTTTGCatataataacagttaccatgctagtttgggtatggctccctatgaGGCTCTGTACGGGAGAAAATCTCGATCACCACTATGTTGGGCCGAAGTAGGGGAGAAGAGTGATCTTGGACCGGAGATCATACAAGAAACTACCGATAAAGTCAAGATGATCCAGAATAATCTCAAGAAAGCCCAAGACCGACAAAAGAATTATGCGGACAAGCGCAGGAGACCTTTAGAATTTGAAGTTGGTGATCATGTGTATTTGAAGGTCACTCCAAGATTGAGGttgggaggaccgttcaaaaCGCGAAAGCTCAGTCCGAGGTATGTGGGACCATATCAGATTATGAGCCGGGTAGGTGAAGTGGCTTATCAGTTAGCATTACcaccttcactatccgggctgcatgacgtaTTCCACGTATCTCAGCTCCGAAAGTTCGTGCCCGATACTTTTCATCCTATTCTTCCGGATCCTgttgaagtagaaccagatctttccTATGATCCTCAACCTTGCCGTATCTTGGAGCGTGCTAGCAAGTCTCTACGGAGTAAGGAGATACCTATCGTGAAAGTGATGTGGGATGAGGCGCGTCCAGAGGAAGCTACGTGGGAGCTTGAGTCAGAGATGCGGGAATCCTATCCTCACTTGTTTTGGTAA